One genomic region from Listeria monocytogenes encodes:
- the pfkA gene encoding 6-phosphofructokinase has protein sequence MKRIAILTSGGDAPGMNAATRAVVRKAIYEGLEVYGINYGFLGLVNGDIRKLELGSVGDLLHRGGTFLYSARYPEFATEEGQLKGIEQLKKHQIDGLVVIGGDGSYHGAEALTKRGFPTIGIPGTIDNDISGTDFTIGFDTALNTVLDALDKIRDTATSHERTFIIEVMGRDAGDIALWSGLAGGAEAIIVPEESFNMDDVVDRLNKGRERGKKHSIIVVAEGVMSGNEFAKQLAEYGDYHARVTVLGHVQRGGSPTAFDRVLASRLGARSVELLLENRGGLAVGIRENRIVENDISEILKEKHTLDQKLFDLASILSI, from the coding sequence ATGAAACGAATTGCAATTTTAACAAGTGGAGGAGACGCTCCAGGAATGAATGCAGCCACTCGCGCTGTTGTACGGAAAGCAATCTATGAAGGACTCGAAGTTTACGGTATTAACTATGGCTTTTTAGGGCTAGTCAATGGCGATATTCGTAAATTAGAATTAGGTTCTGTTGGTGATTTACTTCACCGCGGGGGTACATTCCTTTATTCCGCAAGATATCCTGAATTCGCTACAGAAGAAGGACAACTTAAAGGAATTGAACAATTGAAAAAACATCAAATCGATGGCCTAGTTGTTATCGGTGGAGATGGTTCTTATCACGGAGCGGAAGCACTTACAAAACGCGGATTCCCAACTATTGGTATCCCAGGAACAATTGATAATGATATTTCTGGAACTGATTTTACTATTGGTTTTGATACTGCATTAAATACTGTTCTTGATGCACTTGATAAAATCCGCGATACAGCTACAAGTCATGAACGTACTTTCATTATTGAAGTTATGGGTCGCGACGCTGGTGATATCGCTCTTTGGTCTGGTCTTGCTGGTGGCGCTGAAGCTATCATCGTTCCAGAAGAAAGTTTTAATATGGATGATGTCGTGGATCGTTTGAACAAAGGTCGCGAACGTGGCAAAAAACATAGTATTATCGTCGTAGCTGAAGGCGTAATGTCTGGTAATGAATTCGCTAAACAATTAGCTGAATATGGCGATTATCATGCACGTGTAACTGTTCTTGGACACGTTCAACGTGGTGGTAGCCCAACTGCATTTGACCGTGTACTTGCAAGCCGTCTTGGTGCGCGTTCAGTAGAATTATTGTTAGAAAATCGCGGAGGATTAGCTGTTGGAATCCGTGAAAATAGAATTGTCGAAAATGACATTAGTGAAATTTTGAAAGAAAAACACACACTTGATCAAAAATTATTTGATCTAGCATCAATTTTGTCGATTTAA
- a CDS encoding FxsA family protein → MRKFILYWALYGLIELIMYVWLFQVIGFWPLLFIQIASSAFGVFIFKRLGGNLFRNLRDGRTVAPYLLDSLCFFIAGFLLIIPGVITTILGLLIFIPFSRKLLKPKLTKWLGNQKKHTQYYYFDM, encoded by the coding sequence ATGAGAAAATTTATTCTTTATTGGGCTTTATATGGCTTAATAGAATTGATTATGTACGTTTGGTTATTCCAAGTAATCGGCTTTTGGCCCCTTCTTTTTATTCAAATAGCTTCAAGTGCTTTTGGTGTTTTTATTTTCAAACGTCTTGGTGGCAATCTTTTCCGGAATTTACGAGATGGACGCACAGTAGCCCCATATTTATTGGATAGTCTGTGCTTTTTTATCGCCGGTTTTTTATTAATTATTCCAGGTGTTATAACAACTATCCTTGGACTGCTCATTTTTATTCCATTTTCCCGTAAACTATTAAAACCTAAATTAACAAAATGGCTTGGAAATCAAAAGAAACATACGCAATATTATTATTTTGATATGTAA
- a CDS encoding acetyl-CoA carboxylase carboxyltransferase subunit alpha, translating into MANEMEFEKPILELKSKIADLKEYNETSDVDLTNEIEKLEKRLGKLESSIYSNMTAWDKFQVARHPERPTTLDYISLLFEDFMELHGDRAFGDDAAIVGGIATFKGIPVTVIGHQRGKDTKDNLHRNFGMPHPEGFRKALRLMKQADKFGRPIICFIDTKGAYPGRAAEERGQSEAIARNLYEMSDMKVPIISIVIGEGGSGGALALGVGNQIFMLENAVFSVISPEGAAAILWKDASQAKKAAESMRITAGDLFELGITDGIIPEVKGGAHRDLNAQAEEINKTITKSLHALMAFSEEQLIEQRYEKFKKIGVYDTL; encoded by the coding sequence ATGGCGAATGAGATGGAATTTGAGAAACCAATTTTAGAATTAAAAAGCAAAATTGCGGACTTAAAAGAATACAATGAAACTTCTGATGTGGATTTGACTAATGAAATCGAAAAGCTAGAAAAACGCTTAGGTAAGTTAGAATCAAGCATTTATAGCAATATGACTGCATGGGATAAATTTCAAGTAGCTCGCCATCCGGAGAGACCTACGACACTTGATTATATTTCACTTTTATTTGAAGACTTCATGGAACTTCACGGAGATCGTGCTTTTGGTGACGATGCGGCAATTGTTGGTGGTATCGCAACTTTCAAGGGTATTCCAGTGACAGTTATCGGTCACCAACGTGGTAAAGATACAAAAGATAATTTACACCGTAATTTTGGTATGCCTCATCCTGAAGGTTTCCGTAAAGCGCTACGTTTGATGAAACAAGCAGATAAATTTGGTCGACCAATTATTTGTTTCATTGATACGAAAGGTGCCTACCCAGGTCGTGCTGCGGAAGAACGCGGTCAAAGTGAAGCCATTGCTAGAAACCTTTATGAAATGAGCGATATGAAAGTACCAATTATTTCTATTGTAATCGGTGAAGGTGGAAGTGGTGGAGCACTTGCTCTTGGTGTTGGAAATCAAATTTTCATGCTTGAAAATGCGGTTTTCTCTGTTATTTCACCAGAAGGAGCAGCCGCTATTTTATGGAAAGATGCCAGTCAAGCGAAGAAAGCAGCGGAGTCTATGCGGATTACAGCTGGTGATTTGTTCGAACTTGGCATTACAGATGGAATTATTCCAGAAGTAAAAGGTGGTGCGCACCGAGATTTAAACGCGCAAGCCGAAGAAATTAACAAAACTATCACGAAGTCTTTACATGCACTAATGGCATTTTCTGAAGAACAATTAATAGAACAACGTTATGAAAAATTCAAGAAAATTGGTGTATACGATACTTTATAA
- a CDS encoding DUF441 domain-containing protein has translation MFTESMLFLLLFLLLGLIAKNNSLIIAVAVVILLKLFHVDGKVMEIIQAKGINWGVTIITVAILIPIATGQIGFKDLIDSFKSAAGWIGLGAGIAVSILAKKGVGYMAVDPQVTVSLVFGTILAVVLFRGIAAGPVIAAGIAYMAMQLVAFIK, from the coding sequence ATGTTTACGGAAAGTATGTTGTTTTTACTTCTTTTTTTACTTCTCGGACTTATAGCAAAAAATAATTCGCTTATCATTGCTGTAGCTGTCGTTATTTTATTGAAGTTATTTCACGTCGACGGCAAAGTAATGGAAATAATCCAAGCAAAAGGGATAAATTGGGGTGTAACGATTATTACGGTTGCTATCTTAATTCCAATCGCAACTGGTCAAATCGGTTTTAAAGATTTAATTGATTCTTTCAAATCGGCTGCTGGCTGGATTGGTCTTGGTGCAGGAATTGCCGTTTCTATCCTAGCGAAAAAAGGTGTAGGCTATATGGCCGTTGATCCACAAGTGACTGTCTCATTAGTATTTGGGACCATTTTAGCAGTGGTGCTTTTTAGAGGGATAGCTGCTGGACCGGTAATTGCAGCTGGTATTGCTTACATGGCAATGCAGTTAGTTGCATTCATAAAATAA
- the icd gene encoding NADP-dependent isocitrate dehydrogenase, whose translation MSQKIQVENGVLKTPNNPVIPFIEGDGTGPDIWAAAKRVLDAAVKKAYNGEKEIAWKEVLAGEKAFKQTGEWLPQATLDTIDEYLIAIKGPLTTPIGGGIRSLNVALRQELDLYVCLRPVRYFKGVPSPVKRPEDTDMVIFRENTEDIYAGIEFKEGSIESKKLIDFLKSEFGVDKIRFPETSGIGIKPISKEGTERLVRSAIEYAIKEGRKSLTLVHKGNIMKFTEGAFKNWGYDLCEREYGDKVFTWNEYDRIKEAEGTEVADAKQNEALAAGKILVKDSIADIFLQQILTRPAEFDVVATMNLNGDYISDALAAQVGGIGIAPGANINYLTGHAIFEATHGTAPKYAGLDKVNPSSVILSGTLLLEHIGWGEAAALINQSMEKTIAAKTVTYDFARLMDGATEVKCSEFADELIKNF comes from the coding sequence ATGAGTCAAAAAATTCAAGTAGAAAACGGTGTGCTAAAAACACCAAACAATCCAGTCATTCCTTTTATTGAAGGGGACGGAACTGGTCCAGACATCTGGGCAGCTGCGAAACGCGTTTTAGATGCCGCAGTAAAAAAAGCTTACAATGGTGAAAAAGAAATTGCTTGGAAAGAAGTATTAGCTGGCGAAAAAGCATTCAAGCAAACAGGAGAATGGTTACCACAGGCGACTTTAGATACAATTGACGAATATTTGATTGCTATTAAAGGACCACTTACTACTCCAATCGGGGGAGGCATTCGTTCACTAAACGTTGCCCTGCGCCAAGAGTTAGATTTATATGTTTGTTTACGTCCAGTTCGTTATTTCAAAGGTGTTCCTTCACCGGTGAAACGTCCAGAAGACACAGATATGGTTATTTTCCGTGAGAATACAGAAGATATTTATGCAGGGATTGAATTTAAAGAAGGTAGCATAGAATCGAAAAAACTAATCGACTTCTTAAAATCTGAATTTGGTGTTGATAAAATCCGTTTCCCGGAAACTTCTGGAATTGGTATCAAGCCGATTTCCAAAGAAGGAACGGAGCGTTTAGTGCGTTCGGCGATTGAATATGCAATTAAAGAAGGTCGTAAATCATTAACGCTCGTACACAAAGGGAATATCATGAAGTTCACAGAAGGAGCTTTCAAAAATTGGGGCTATGACTTATGTGAACGCGAATATGGTGATAAAGTATTTACTTGGAATGAGTATGATCGAATTAAAGAAGCAGAAGGAACAGAAGTTGCTGACGCGAAACAAAACGAAGCGCTTGCTGCTGGAAAAATTCTAGTCAAAGATTCGATTGCGGATATTTTCTTGCAACAAATCTTAACTCGCCCAGCTGAATTTGATGTAGTTGCTACAATGAACTTGAATGGAGACTACATTTCCGATGCGCTTGCTGCTCAAGTAGGCGGAATCGGTATTGCTCCAGGAGCAAACATTAACTACTTAACTGGTCATGCGATTTTCGAAGCGACGCATGGTACTGCTCCGAAATATGCCGGTCTTGATAAAGTAAATCCGTCATCGGTTATTTTATCTGGGACACTTCTGCTTGAACACATTGGTTGGGGTGAAGCGGCTGCCTTAATTAATCAATCAATGGAAAAAACCATTGCTGCGAAAACGGTAACCTATGATTTTGCTCGATTAATGGATGGTGCGACAGAAGTTAAATGTTCGGAATTTGCGGACGAATTAATAAAAAACTTCTAA
- the pyk gene encoding pyruvate kinase, with protein sequence MKKTKIVCTIGPASESVDTLVQLIEAGMNVARLNFSHGDFEEHGARIVNIREASKKTGKQVAILLDTKGPEIRTNDMVGGKLEFQTGDVVRVSMTPVEGTKEKFSVTYGELYDDVEIGSSILLDDGLIGLEVIEKDEANRELVTKVLNPGVLKNKKGVNVPNVSINLPGITEKDAADIRFGLEQGIDFIAASFVRRATDVLEITKILEEHNATHVQIIPKIENQEGVDNIDEILQVSQGLMVARGDLGVEIPAEEVPIVQKELIRKCNKLGKPVITATQMLDSMQRNPRPTRAEASDVANAIFDGTDAIMLSGETAAGDYPVEAVKMMAKIAVRTEEVLVAQDKFALKLHENTDMTEAIGQAVGHTAKNLNVQTIVAATQSGHTARMISKYRPKSHIVAVTFNEHVYRGLALSWGVYPRLATPVSNTDEMFDLAVKESLASGVAKQGDLIIITAGVPVTESGTTNVMKIQLIGEKVVKGQGIGSKSVIGKAIVAKSNAEALEKAEEGGILIVKTTDKEILPAFEKSAAVVVEEGGLTSHAAVVGINLGIPVIVGAKDATSLVKDGEIITVDSRQGVVYNGKTATH encoded by the coding sequence ATGAAAAAAACGAAAATTGTTTGTACAATTGGTCCTGCAAGTGAGTCAGTTGACACTTTAGTTCAGTTGATCGAAGCAGGAATGAACGTAGCACGTCTTAATTTCTCTCACGGAGACTTTGAAGAGCACGGTGCGCGTATTGTAAATATCCGTGAAGCATCGAAAAAAACTGGCAAACAAGTGGCTATCTTACTTGATACAAAAGGTCCAGAAATCCGTACGAACGACATGGTCGGTGGAAAATTAGAATTCCAAACAGGTGATGTTGTACGTGTTTCTATGACTCCTGTTGAAGGAACAAAAGAAAAATTCTCTGTAACATACGGAGAACTTTATGATGACGTAGAAATTGGTTCTTCCATTTTACTTGATGACGGCTTAATCGGTCTTGAAGTAATCGAAAAAGACGAAGCTAATCGCGAACTAGTAACTAAAGTACTTAACCCTGGCGTACTTAAAAATAAAAAAGGTGTTAACGTACCTAACGTTTCTATCAACCTACCAGGAATCACAGAAAAAGATGCTGCTGATATCCGCTTTGGTTTAGAACAAGGTATCGACTTTATCGCTGCATCTTTCGTACGTCGTGCTACAGATGTTCTTGAAATTACTAAAATTTTAGAAGAGCATAACGCAACTCACGTACAAATCATTCCTAAAATCGAAAACCAAGAAGGCGTTGACAATATCGACGAAATCTTGCAAGTATCTCAAGGCCTAATGGTTGCTCGTGGTGACCTTGGTGTTGAAATTCCAGCTGAAGAAGTTCCGATTGTACAAAAAGAACTTATCAGAAAATGTAATAAACTTGGTAAGCCTGTTATTACTGCAACACAAATGCTTGATTCCATGCAACGTAACCCACGTCCAACTCGCGCTGAAGCAAGTGACGTAGCGAATGCGATTTTTGATGGAACAGATGCTATTATGTTATCCGGTGAAACAGCTGCTGGGGATTATCCAGTAGAAGCAGTTAAAATGATGGCGAAAATCGCTGTTCGTACAGAAGAAGTACTAGTTGCTCAAGATAAATTTGCACTTAAACTTCACGAAAATACGGATATGACAGAAGCTATCGGTCAAGCAGTTGGCCATACTGCGAAAAACTTAAACGTTCAAACTATCGTTGCTGCGACTCAAAGTGGTCACACAGCGCGTATGATCTCTAAATATCGTCCAAAATCTCATATCGTTGCTGTAACATTCAACGAGCATGTATACCGTGGTTTAGCACTTTCATGGGGTGTTTATCCTCGTCTAGCTACTCCAGTTAGCAACACAGATGAAATGTTCGACCTTGCAGTGAAAGAATCTCTTGCTTCTGGCGTTGCAAAACAAGGCGACTTAATTATCATCACTGCTGGTGTTCCAGTTACTGAAAGTGGAACAACAAACGTAATGAAAATCCAATTAATTGGTGAAAAAGTAGTTAAAGGCCAAGGAATTGGCAGCAAATCTGTTATCGGTAAAGCAATCGTTGCTAAATCCAATGCAGAAGCACTTGAAAAAGCAGAAGAAGGCGGAATCTTAATCGTTAAAACAACAGATAAAGAAATCCTTCCTGCATTCGAGAAAAGTGCTGCAGTTGTTGTGGAAGAAGGCGGCTTAACTAGCCACGCAGCAGTTGTTGGAATCAACCTTGGCATTCCTGTTATCGTTGGTGCTAAAGATGCAACATCTCTTGTAAAAGATGGTGAAATCATCACAGTTGATTCTCGTCAAGGTGTTGTATATAACGGCAAAACAGCAACACATTAA
- the mutM gene encoding DNA-formamidopyrimidine glycosylase, producing MPEMPEVENVRATLQELVPGKKIDQVIVRVPKMIVSTPPDEFVHMLVGQEIEGVRRRGKFLLFDLTNCTILSHLRMEGKFRLMDENEEVSKHTHIIFHFEDHTELRFLDVRKFGTMEVTNKYGEGETRSIKKLGPEPLTQAFTLTDFATGVKKTSRAIKTALLDQKLVAGVGNIYADEICFEAKVRPERAANSLSDKKIKRIFEATKSIMTEAVALGGSTVRTYVNSQGKLGQYQDKLKVYGKTDEPCVVCGTPIEKIKLNGRGTHFCPNCQK from the coding sequence ATGCCAGAAATGCCGGAAGTAGAAAATGTCCGCGCAACATTACAAGAATTAGTTCCAGGTAAAAAAATAGATCAAGTAATAGTTCGTGTTCCAAAAATGATTGTCTCAACACCACCCGATGAGTTTGTGCATATGCTTGTCGGGCAAGAAATAGAGGGTGTGCGCCGTCGTGGTAAATTCTTACTTTTTGACTTAACCAACTGTACGATTTTATCGCATTTACGGATGGAAGGTAAATTTCGGTTAATGGATGAAAATGAAGAGGTCAGCAAGCATACGCATATTATTTTTCATTTTGAGGATCACACGGAATTGCGTTTTTTAGATGTGCGAAAATTTGGTACGATGGAAGTAACGAATAAATACGGTGAGGGTGAGACTCGGTCGATTAAAAAGCTTGGCCCAGAACCGCTGACGCAAGCTTTTACACTAACGGATTTTGCAACTGGTGTGAAAAAAACAAGCCGCGCCATCAAAACGGCTTTACTTGATCAAAAGTTAGTAGCTGGAGTTGGAAATATTTATGCGGATGAAATTTGTTTTGAAGCAAAAGTACGACCGGAAAGAGCAGCTAACTCACTTTCAGACAAAAAAATTAAACGTATTTTTGAAGCGACGAAAAGTATTATGACTGAAGCTGTAGCACTTGGTGGCTCCACTGTTAGAACGTATGTGAATTCGCAAGGTAAGCTTGGACAATATCAAGATAAATTAAAAGTATACGGCAAAACAGACGAGCCGTGTGTTGTTTGTGGAACACCGATTGAAAAAATCAAATTAAATGGACGCGGGACACATTTTTGCCCGAATTGCCAAAAATAG
- the polA gene encoding DNA polymerase I, translating to MNKLVLIDGNSIANRAFYALPLLNNDKGVYTNAVYGFAMMLMNVLEKEKPSHVLVAFDAGKTTFRHTTFKGYKGGRQKTPSELSEQFPFIRELLTAYDIPQYELANYEADDIIGTLTKKAEADGMEVAIITGDRDLTQLASEKTTVYITKKGIADMETNTPETLKEKYNLTPEQIIDMKGLMGDSSDNIPGIPGVGEKTALKLLHEFGGTVESVLEHAEEISGKKLKEKVLENKELAILSKELATINVDSPIECTVESTKYDGYQTEKVIPLLKEMNFTTLLKNIEGDTPEESKELKELFFEIVTELKEQHFGGKTALYVELENDNYHTANFIGLTVHSSQGTYFFTKETAESSEAFRKWVESDQTKVVYDAKKTIVAMNRIGLAISGITFDIMLASYLLNPSDSIDDFTSVAVRHDYTEVETDEAVYGKGAKRSTPEESIVAAHLARKAVAIADLEKRLVDDLEKNEQLALMEDLELPLTFVLAEMEMQGVSVDTDRLEDMKVELGGRLKTLEASIHSLAGEEFNINSPKQLGVILFEKLELPPVKKTKTGYSTAADVLESLSGKHAIIDEILLYRQLGKIQSTYIEGLLKVTDKETHKVHTRFNQTLTQTGRLSSVDPNLQNIPIRLEEGRKIRQVFVPSKPGWKMFSADYSQVELRVLAHISEDENLIYAFKHDYDIHTKTAMDVFHVEKEEVDSLMRRQAKAVNFGIVYGISDYGLSQNLGITRKEAKDFIDRYFVSYPAVKEYMQDIVRFAKEKGYVETILHRRRYIPEIVSRNFNVRGFAERTAMNTPIQGSAADIIKKAMILMSERLVSEKLEAKLLLQVHDELIFEAPEAEIAKLEEIVPDVMENAVELSVPLKVDSAFGDTWYDAK from the coding sequence GTGAATAAATTAGTATTAATTGATGGAAATAGTATTGCGAATCGCGCTTTTTATGCGTTACCACTTTTAAATAACGATAAAGGTGTTTACACAAATGCGGTGTATGGATTCGCAATGATGTTGATGAATGTACTCGAAAAAGAAAAACCCAGCCATGTGCTCGTTGCATTTGATGCTGGAAAAACAACTTTTAGACATACAACATTTAAAGGTTATAAAGGCGGACGTCAAAAAACCCCAAGTGAGTTATCTGAACAGTTTCCATTCATCCGAGAGCTTTTAACGGCGTATGATATCCCGCAATATGAACTGGCCAATTACGAGGCAGACGATATTATCGGAACATTGACGAAAAAAGCGGAAGCAGATGGAATGGAAGTTGCAATTATTACCGGAGACCGCGATTTAACACAATTAGCTTCTGAAAAAACAACGGTTTATATTACTAAAAAAGGCATAGCCGATATGGAAACCAACACACCAGAAACACTAAAAGAAAAATACAATCTAACTCCTGAACAAATCATTGATATGAAAGGTTTAATGGGAGATTCCTCCGATAATATTCCTGGGATTCCAGGCGTTGGTGAAAAAACAGCCTTAAAACTCTTACATGAATTTGGCGGAACGGTGGAAAGTGTGTTAGAGCACGCCGAGGAAATTTCCGGTAAAAAACTAAAAGAAAAAGTACTAGAAAATAAAGAATTAGCTATTTTAAGTAAAGAGCTAGCTACAATCAATGTGGATTCACCGATTGAATGCACAGTCGAAAGCACGAAATATGACGGGTATCAAACTGAAAAAGTTATCCCTTTATTAAAAGAAATGAATTTTACAACACTTTTGAAAAATATCGAAGGAGATACACCGGAGGAATCGAAAGAACTAAAAGAATTGTTTTTTGAAATAGTAACGGAATTAAAAGAACAACATTTTGGTGGGAAAACCGCACTTTATGTGGAGCTAGAAAATGATAATTACCATACAGCAAACTTCATCGGGCTGACAGTACATTCCAGCCAAGGAACGTATTTCTTTACAAAAGAAACAGCTGAAAGTAGTGAGGCATTCCGCAAATGGGTAGAAAGTGATCAAACAAAAGTAGTGTATGATGCGAAGAAAACAATAGTTGCAATGAACCGCATTGGTTTGGCAATTTCTGGTATCACATTTGATATCATGTTAGCATCTTACTTGTTAAATCCATCTGATTCAATTGATGATTTTACAAGTGTTGCAGTAAGACATGATTACACAGAAGTAGAAACAGATGAAGCAGTCTACGGAAAAGGTGCTAAACGTAGCACTCCTGAAGAAAGCATTGTTGCGGCACACTTAGCTAGGAAAGCAGTGGCCATTGCTGACTTAGAGAAAAGACTAGTTGATGATTTAGAGAAAAATGAACAACTAGCTTTGATGGAAGACCTAGAGCTACCACTAACATTTGTTTTAGCAGAAATGGAGATGCAAGGAGTCAGCGTAGATACAGATCGGCTTGAAGATATGAAAGTAGAGCTGGGTGGAAGACTAAAAACATTAGAAGCATCCATTCATTCACTAGCTGGCGAAGAATTCAATATTAATTCACCGAAACAACTAGGTGTAATTTTATTTGAAAAGCTGGAACTTCCCCCAGTCAAGAAAACAAAAACAGGCTATTCAACAGCTGCGGATGTACTGGAAAGTTTGTCTGGAAAACACGCGATTATTGATGAAATTTTGTTATATCGTCAACTTGGTAAAATTCAGTCCACTTATATCGAAGGGCTGCTTAAAGTGACGGATAAAGAAACACATAAGGTCCATACACGTTTCAACCAAACATTAACGCAAACGGGACGTTTAAGTTCAGTCGATCCGAACTTACAAAATATCCCGATTCGTTTAGAAGAAGGTCGGAAAATCAGACAAGTTTTTGTGCCGAGTAAACCTGGTTGGAAAATGTTTTCAGCCGATTATTCTCAAGTAGAGTTGCGAGTTTTAGCACATATTTCTGAAGATGAGAATTTAATTTATGCATTTAAGCACGATTACGATATCCATACGAAAACAGCCATGGACGTGTTTCATGTGGAGAAGGAAGAAGTGGATTCACTAATGCGCCGTCAAGCTAAAGCAGTAAACTTTGGTATTGTATATGGTATTAGTGATTATGGGCTTTCGCAAAATCTTGGTATTACGCGTAAAGAAGCAAAAGACTTTATTGATCGTTACTTTGTGAGTTATCCAGCCGTGAAAGAATATATGCAAGACATTGTCCGTTTTGCGAAAGAAAAAGGCTATGTAGAGACCATTTTACATCGTCGTCGTTATATTCCGGAGATTGTTAGTCGTAATTTTAATGTTCGCGGATTTGCAGAAAGAACTGCGATGAACACACCTATTCAAGGTAGTGCCGCTGATATTATCAAAAAAGCTATGATTCTGATGAGCGAGCGTTTAGTATCTGAAAAATTAGAAGCAAAATTATTACTTCAAGTGCACGATGAATTAATCTTCGAAGCACCTGAAGCTGAAATAGCTAAATTAGAAGAAATTGTCCCAGATGTTATGGAAAATGCAGTAGAGCTTTCTGTGCCGCTTAAAGTAGATAGCGCCTTTGGTGACACTTGGTACGACGCGAAATAA
- the citZ gene encoding citrate synthase has protein sequence MTLSKGLENVYVAETSISSIIDDMLTYVGYGIDDLMENNASFEEVIYLLWHLRLPNKDEFKKFKREIQENMAVSETIITSLRMQNHQKLHPMSVLRTTVSMLGVFDTEAELDDGEAVYRKGLRLQAKMPTIVAAFSRIRRGLDPIPPREDLNMAANFLYMITGEEADELSVEAMNKALVLHADHEFNASTFTARVCVATLSDVYSGVTAAIGALKGPLHGGANERVFDMLEEIDQAGDVRNYIQEKIDTKQKIMGFGHRVYRGGDPRAQHLREMSRKLTAEKGEEKWFDISLQVEESVWELKHLKPNVDFYSASVYHALGIDRDLFTLVFSVSRVSGWLAHIFEQYRDNRLIRPRAIYVGPENRSYLPVEERI, from the coding sequence ATGACGTTATCTAAAGGCTTAGAAAATGTATATGTTGCTGAAACGTCCATTAGCTCTATCATTGATGATATGTTAACTTATGTTGGCTATGGTATTGACGATTTAATGGAAAATAACGCTTCTTTTGAAGAAGTAATCTACTTATTATGGCATTTACGCTTGCCGAATAAAGATGAATTTAAAAAATTTAAACGAGAAATCCAAGAAAATATGGCAGTGTCTGAAACAATCATCACAAGTCTAAGAATGCAAAATCATCAAAAATTACATCCTATGAGTGTTTTAAGAACAACTGTTTCCATGCTCGGTGTATTTGATACAGAAGCTGAATTAGACGACGGGGAAGCCGTTTACCGTAAAGGCTTACGACTTCAAGCAAAAATGCCAACCATTGTTGCCGCTTTTTCCAGAATTCGTCGCGGACTTGATCCAATTCCACCGAGAGAAGATTTAAATATGGCTGCAAATTTCTTATATATGATTACAGGAGAAGAAGCAGATGAATTATCAGTAGAAGCAATGAATAAAGCGCTTGTACTACATGCTGACCATGAATTTAATGCGTCTACTTTTACAGCACGAGTTTGTGTGGCAACGCTTTCGGACGTTTATTCCGGGGTAACAGCCGCAATTGGCGCTTTAAAAGGCCCACTTCACGGTGGTGCTAATGAACGTGTATTTGATATGCTAGAAGAAATTGATCAAGCTGGAGATGTGCGTAATTACATTCAAGAAAAAATTGATACGAAGCAAAAGATTATGGGATTCGGTCACCGTGTTTATCGTGGCGGAGATCCTCGTGCGCAACATTTGCGTGAAATGTCCAGAAAATTAACAGCTGAAAAAGGCGAAGAGAAGTGGTTTGATATTTCTCTGCAAGTAGAAGAATCTGTTTGGGAATTGAAACATTTAAAACCGAATGTCGATTTCTATTCAGCATCTGTTTATCATGCGCTTGGAATTGACCGTGATTTATTTACATTAGTATTTTCTGTAAGTCGTGTATCCGGCTGGTTAGCGCACATTTTTGAGCAATATCGTGATAATCGTCTTATTCGTCCGCGTGCAATTTACGTTGGACCTGAAAATAGAAGTTATTTACCTGTAGAAGAACGAATTTAA